A region from the Mesomycoplasma hyopneumoniae J genome encodes:
- a CDS encoding S8 family serine peptidase: protein MFSLLEMVITNKIKKGNDSTQLAYNAISVGSTKYRENSFLNDIEISNFSNRELESNHLNLPKPLVVAPGEILLENNDEIRGTSFAAPVVTGAISYIFDKFSWLNNDQFRVPSAMSILAASAHLPKYKNLNKKGNGFDSTYGAGLIDVEKMQEAAEILILNLLLNPMWMAVYLKAHI from the coding sequence ATGTTTTCGCTGCTGGAAATGGTCATAACAAACAAAATAAAAAAGGGAAATGACAGCACTCAATTAGCATATAACGCAATTTCTGTCGGATCAACAAAATATAGAGAAAACTCTTTTTTAAATGACATTGAAATTTCGAACTTTTCTAACAGAGAACTAGAGTCTAACCATTTAAACTTACCTAAACCTTTAGTTGTTGCACCAGGGGAGATACTCTTAGAGAATAATGATGAAATCAGAGGTACTAGTTTTGCTGCTCCTGTAGTTACTGGTGCTATTTCATATATTTTTGATAAATTTTCTTGATTAAATAATGATCAATTTAGAGTACCATCTGCAATGTCTATTCTAGCTGCCTCTGCACATTTACCTAAATACAAAAATTTAAATAAAAAAGGAAATGGTTTTGATTCAACTTATGGAGCAGGTTTAATAGATGTTGAAAAAATGCAAGAAGCAGCTGAAATATTAATACTAAATCTGTTATTAAATCCGATGTGGATGGCGGTATATTTGAAAGCTCACATTTAA
- a CDS encoding S8 family serine peptidase encodes MLKVKKFFQFSFAIGTITSLVFVPIFSFNQNKNLINNEKLATINFASKKFVVNDWKIPTSKSTDGKKLSDKVSDTIELKLYLDVFNEKGNLDERIDSLLNKIKRGFKNKNINWKIQTSAMLPIVWFYFNDVEKSKEFIKYVDTLDFVKRIVFYKKVIIKNNDVVSQNEQNGYYISRFSDINKKLLLKEINLNPEKQTEFFKYHRKGSKIGILEVGTTQLQRNYKFVHTPEVKLFTPENLNDTHGTNVSMVAAGKNGINSNGQIYFTSFSSNNFNWQNALEWLVLKNNVKFINHSYGPTADYSLPYDDDSFFIDYISRKYGVVNVFAAGNGHNKQNKKGKWQHSISI; translated from the coding sequence ATGCTTAAAGTAAAAAAATTTTTTCAATTTTCATTTGCGATAGGTACAATAACTTCGTTAGTTTTTGTACCTATTTTTTCATTTAATCAAAATAAAAACTTAATTAATAATGAAAAATTAGCAACAATAAATTTTGCAAGTAAAAAATTTGTTGTTAATGATTGGAAAATTCCAACTTCCAAATCTACTGATGGAAAAAAATTATCAGACAAGGTATCTGATACAATTGAATTAAAACTATATTTAGATGTTTTTAATGAAAAAGGAAATTTAGATGAAAGAATAGATTCTCTTCTAAATAAAATAAAAAGAGGCTTTAAAAACAAAAACATAAATTGAAAAATTCAAACTAGTGCAATGCTACCTATTGTTTGATTTTACTTTAATGATGTAGAAAAATCTAAAGAATTTATCAAATATGTTGATACATTAGATTTTGTAAAAAGAATTGTTTTTTATAAAAAAGTTATTATCAAAAATAATGATGTAGTTTCCCAAAATGAACAGAATGGCTATTATATTTCTAGATTTTCAGACATTAATAAAAAACTACTTTTAAAAGAAATAAATTTAAATCCTGAAAAGCAAACAGAATTTTTTAAATATCACAGAAAAGGTTCAAAAATAGGAATTTTAGAAGTAGGTACAACTCAATTACAAAGAAATTATAAATTTGTACATACACCTGAAGTTAAATTATTTACTCCAGAAAATTTAAATGATACACATGGGACTAATGTATCAATGGTTGCAGCAGGTAAAAACGGAATAAATTCAAATGGACAAATTTATTTCACAAGTTTTAGTTCTAATAACTTTAATTGACAAAACGCTCTTGAATGATTGGTTTTAAAAAATAATGTAAAGTTTATTAACCATAGCTATGGACCAACTGCTGATTACTCTCTCCCTTATGATGATGATAGTTTTTTCATAGATTATATTTCAAGAAAATATGGTGTAGTTAATGTTTTCGCTGCTGGAAATGGTCATAACAAACAAAATAAAAAAGGGAAATGACAGCACTCAATTAGCATATAA